One region of Quercus lobata isolate SW786 chromosome 2, ValleyOak3.0 Primary Assembly, whole genome shotgun sequence genomic DNA includes:
- the LOC115975431 gene encoding G-type lectin S-receptor-like serine/threonine-protein kinase At1g34300 has product MIMTMRSMTIQLQVKLQLHSILLSFLLLPTISVAILTKQIQPGSTLYASNTTQTWSSPNNTFSLTFIPLNPPTSPPSYLASIVFSGGIPVWSAGTTPLDSNASFQFHPTGNLLLLNGTGHTIWDSGTANLGISSASLDDYGNFVLANGTGLPVWSSFDHPTNTLLPSQNFTTKQVLRNGLYSFSLHSYGNITLKWNNDSIVYWNQGLNKNLTSPTLGLQSNGILSVYDTTIVPRGVVMAYSNDHGEGSDILRFLKLDEDGNLRMYSSVRGRGNETVEWVAIEDQCRVFGYCGNMGICRYNGKNPICGCPSQNFELVDPKDSRKGCKRKMEIENCPLNVTMLDMEHTLLLTYPPQSIFAIDGSQIFFVGISACRLNCLVNPTCDASTTLSDGTGMCYYKTPEFITGYQSAALRSTSYVKVCPPVLPNPSPGLVSGKGGGWRMQSWVIAIVVIGVALGLIVLEGSLWWCCRSSPKFEGLNDLFEYASGAPIQFSFKELQRCTNGFKEKLGTGGFSAVYKGVLANRTVVAVKQLEGIEQGEKQFRMEIGAISSTHHLNLVRLIGFCSEGRHRILVYEFMQNRSLDNLLFQTGDNKSGKLLNWECRFNIAIGTARGITYLHDECRVCIVHCDIKPENILLNENYTAKVSDFGLSKLNTSKENKYRTLTNIRGTRGYLAPEWLANLPITSESDVYSYGMVLLEIVSGRRNFEVSAETNWKMLSVWAYEEFEKGNVTAIVDRRLVKEEVDMEQVVRAIQVSFWCIQEQPLRRPRMEKVVQVLEGITKIDSPPSPKGRE; this is encoded by the coding sequence ATGATCATGACCATGAGGTCCATGACAATCCAACTACAAGTCAAACTCCAACTCCATAGCATACTACTCTCCTTCCTCCTCCTTCCCACCATTTCAGTAGCAATACTCACCAAACAAATCCAACCAGGCTCAACCCTTTATGCCTCCAACACAACTCAAACCTGGTCCTCACCAAACAACACCTTCTCCCTCACCTTCATACCCCTCAACCCCCCCACCTCCCCTCCTTCCTACCTTGCTTCCATCGTCTTCTCCGGCGGTATCCCCGTCTGGTCTGCAGGCACCACTCCTCTTGACTCCAATGCTTCATTCCAATTCCACCCCACTGGCAACCTCCTCCTACTCAATGGCACTGGTCACACCATCTGGGACTCCGGCACCGCCAACCTTGGCATCTCCTCTGCTTCCCTCGACGACTATGGCAACTTTGTCCTTGCTAATGGTACCGGCCTCCCAGTCTGGTCTTCATTCGATCACCCCACCAATACACTCTTGCCATCACAGAACTTCACCACTAAACAAGTTTTGCGAAATGGATTGTACTCGTTTAGTCTTCATAGTTACGGTAACATTACACTCAAGTGGAATAATGATAGTATTGTATACTGGAATCAAGgtttgaataaaaacttaactTCTCCAACCTTAGGATTACAGTCTAATGGTATTTTGTCGGTTTATGATACCACAATTGTGCCACGTGGGGTTGTCATGGCTTATAGTAATGATCATGGTGAAGGAAGTGATATCTTAAGGTTTTTAAAGTTAGATGAAGATGGGAATTTGAGGATGTATAGTTCTGTTAGAGGGAGAGGGAATGAAACTGTGGAATGGGTAGCTATTGAGGATCAATGTAGAGTTTTTGGGTACTGTGGGAATATGGGGATTTGTAGATATAATGGTAAAAACCCCATTTGTGGGTGCCCATCTCAGAATTTTGAGCTGGTTGATCCAAAGGATAGTAGGAAAGGTTGTAAGAGGAAGATGGAGATTGAGAATTGTCCACTGAATGTGACTATGCTTGATATGGAACATACCCTTTTGTTGACTTATCCTCCTCAAAGCATATTTGCAATTGATGGTTCACAAATCTTTTTCGTGGGTATATCAGCTTGTAGGTTGAATTGTCTTGTAAATCCTACTTGTGATGCTTCAACTACACTGTCGGATGGAACTGGTATGTGTTACTATAAGACTCCGGAATTCATTACTGGGTATCAGAGTGCAGCTCTGCGTAGTACTTCTTATGTCAAGGTTTGTCCACCTGTGCTTCCTAACCCATCACCTGGTTTGGTTTCTGGTAAGGGTGGTGGCTGGAGAATGCAATCATGGGTTATAGCTATTGTGGTCATAGGTGTCGCTTTGGGTTTGATTGTGTTGGAGGGTAGTTTGTGGTGGTGTTGTAGAAGTAGCCCCAAATTTGAAGGATTAAATGATCTTTTTGAGTATGCTTCTGGAGCTCCAATCCAGTTTTCGTTTAAGGAGCTCCAGCGCTGTACCAATGGATTCAAGGAGAAGCTTGGAACTGGAGGATTTAGTGCTGTATACAAAGGGGTTCTTGCTAATAGAACCGTTGTGGCAGTGAAGCAACTCGAGGGAATTGAGCAGGGAGAGAAGCAATTTAGAATGGAGATAGGTGCCATAAGTAGCACCCACCACTTGAATTTGGTGAGATTGATTGGTTTCTGCTCCGAAGGGCGCCATAGGATTTTAGTATATGAGTTCATGCAAAATAGGTCTCTTGATAATCTCCTTTTCCAAACAGGTGATAATAAGTCCGGAAAATTGTTGAATTGGGAATGTCGGTTCAACATTGCAATTGGCACTGCGAGGGGCATCACATATCTCCATGATGAGTGTAGAGTCTGCATTGTGCATTGTGATATAAAACCAGAAAACATTTTATTGAATGAGAACTATACTGCAAAAGTCTCGGATTTTGGTCTTTCAAAGCTAAATACTTCCAAGGAAAATAAATACCGAACTTTGACAAACATTCGGGGCACTAGAGGATATTTGGCACCGGAATGGCTAGCGAATCTTCCAATAACTTCAGAATCCGATGTTTATAGTTATGGTATGGTTTTGTTGGAGATAGTGAGTGGGAGAAGAAATTTTGAAGTATCTGCAGAAACGAATTGGAAAATGCTTTCTGTGTGGGCTTATGAAGAATTTGAGAAGGGTAATGTCACTGCAATTGTTGACAGAAGGTTGGTGAAGGAAGAGGTGGATATGGAGCAAGTAGTGAGAGCTATTCAAGTAAGCTTTTGGTGCATCCAGGAGCAACCATTACGGAGGCCAAGAATGGAAAAAGTGGTACAAGTGCTAGAAGGGATTACAAAGATTGATAGTCCGCCTTCCCCCAAAGGCCGTGAATGA